The Chloracidobacterium sp. genome contains the following window.
ACCTAGGAGTTCGGAGTTCCACGCTAGGGTGGCCCGTAATAAATCAGCCAGCTAATGCTGGAACTCAAAACTAAGGAGAGATCATGAGCAAAGAGAAATTTGACCGCAGCAAGCCGCACGTAAACATTGGAACGATCGGACACGTGGATCACGGCAAGACGACATTGACGGCAGCGATCACGAAAGTGATGTCGAAGCACAATGCAAAGATGACGTTTCGCTCGTTCGATTCGATCGACAATGCACCTGAGGAGAAGGCACGAGGAATTACAATTGCTACTTCGCACGTGGAGTATGAGACGGCCAATCGTCACTACGCCCACGTCGACTGTCCGGGCCACGCCGATTATGTTAAGAACATGATCACGGGAGCGGCACAGATGGACGGAGCTATCCTTGTGGTTGCAGCGACTGACGGCCCTATGCCTCAGACCCGTGAGCACATCCTCTTGGGACGCCAGGTCGGTATCCCGACGATGGTCGTGTTCATGAACAAAGTTGACATGGTCGACGACGAAGAAATGCTCGAGCTGGTCGATATGGAGATCCGCGAGCTGCTGACAAGCTATGAATTCCCGGGCGACGACACACCGATCATTCAGGGTTCAGCACTTAAGGCACTCGAAGGCGACCCCGCGTGGGAAGCAAAGATCGACGAGTTGATGCAGGCGGTAGATGATTTCATCCCGACACCTGCCCGCGAGACGGACAAGCCGTTCCTGATGCCTGTGGAAGACA
Protein-coding sequences here:
- the tuf gene encoding elongation factor Tu — translated: MSKEKFDRSKPHVNIGTIGHVDHGKTTLTAAITKVMSKHNAKMTFRSFDSIDNAPEEKARGITIATSHVEYETANRHYAHVDCPGHADYVKNMITGAAQMDGAILVVAATDGPMPQTREHILLGRQVGIPTMVVFMNKVDMVDDEEMLELVDMEIRELLTSYEFPGDDTPIIQGSALKALEGDPAWEAKIDELMQAVDDFIPTPARETDKPFLMPVEDIFTIQGRGTVATGRIERGQINVNEPVEIVGIKDTRNSVVTGVEMFKKLLDSGMAGDNVGLLLRGVERKEIERGQVIAKPGSITPHTKFKAEAYVLTKEEGGRHTPFFTGYRPQFYFRTTDVTGVADLPAGVEMVMPGDNIQMEITLIAPIAMEKGLRFAIREGGRTVGAGTVSDIVE